Proteins from a genomic interval of Pseudomonas sp. RC10:
- a CDS encoding DUF2160 domain-containing protein produces the protein MEWMSWTLPTAIFFASIAAILAAMTVWELRSASIERRGFLPIATTRGDRLFIGLLGSAYLHLLVIGATDWSIWVASGLSLVWLLVVMRWG, from the coding sequence ATGGAGTGGATGTCCTGGACACTGCCGACCGCCATTTTCTTTGCGTCCATCGCTGCCATTCTGGCTGCGATGACCGTTTGGGAACTGCGCTCGGCGAGCATCGAACGTCGCGGTTTTCTGCCGATTGCCACCACCCGTGGCGACCGGCTGTTCATCGGTCTTCTCGGCAGCGCCTACCTGCATTTGCTGGTGATTGGCGCGACCGACTGGAGCATCTGGGTCGCCTCGGGGCTGTCCCTGGTCTGGCTGTTGGTGGTGATGCGTTGGGGTTGA
- a CDS encoding ABC transporter substrate-binding protein, translated as MFNKKNKLRHSVTVATMVMLGGLSVSAWADQYEDAAKKWAASEFKPTTLSDADQLKELEWFIKAAEPFRGMDIKVVSETLTTHEYESKTLAKAFTEITGIKVTHDLLQEGDVIEKLQTAMQSDKSIYDGWVNDSDLIGTHFRYGKALSLTDLMASPEGAKVTSPTLDIKDFIGTSFTTSPEVKDESGKVITPAKLYQLPDQQFANLYWFRADWFERADLKAKFKAKYGYELGVPVNWSAYEDIAKFFSEDVKEIDGKKVYGHMDYGKKDPSLGWRFTDAWFSMAGSGDKGLPNGLPVDEWGIRVESCHPVGSSITRGGDTNGPAAVYATQKYIDWLKAYAPPEAAGMTFSESGPVPSQGNVAQQIFWYTAFTADMTKPGLPVMNADGTPKWRMAPSPKGPYWKDGMKLGYQDVGSWTFLKSADEKKRLAAWLYAQFVTSKSVSLKKTIVGLTPIRESDINSKEMTALAPKLGGLVEFYRSPARVQWSPTGTNVPDYPKLAQLWWSHVAEAVTGEKTAQAALDGLAKDQDAIMTRIERSKVQDASGCAPKMNPETSAEEWYTKAEKSNGAFLAPQRKLANEKPKGETIAYSDLLKSWEAAKK; from the coding sequence ATGTTCAATAAGAAAAACAAGCTGCGACATAGTGTGACGGTTGCGACGATGGTGATGCTCGGCGGCTTGAGCGTTTCGGCGTGGGCGGATCAATACGAGGATGCCGCGAAGAAATGGGCAGCCAGCGAATTCAAGCCGACCACCCTGTCAGACGCTGACCAGCTCAAGGAACTGGAGTGGTTCATCAAGGCCGCCGAGCCGTTCCGTGGCATGGACATCAAGGTGGTTTCCGAAACCTTGACCACCCATGAATATGAATCGAAAACCCTGGCCAAGGCCTTCACCGAAATCACCGGCATCAAAGTGACTCACGACCTCCTGCAAGAGGGCGACGTCATCGAGAAGCTGCAAACCGCGATGCAGTCGGACAAGAGCATTTACGACGGCTGGGTCAACGACTCTGACCTGATCGGTACCCATTTCCGCTACGGCAAGGCGCTGTCTCTGACAGACCTGATGGCCAGCCCGGAAGGCGCGAAAGTCACCTCGCCAACACTCGACATCAAAGACTTCATCGGCACCTCCTTCACCACCTCGCCTGAGGTCAAGGATGAGTCGGGCAAGGTCATCACCCCGGCCAAGCTGTATCAGCTGCCTGACCAGCAGTTCGCCAACCTGTACTGGTTCCGCGCCGACTGGTTCGAGCGTGCTGACCTCAAAGCGAAGTTCAAGGCCAAATACGGCTACGAGCTGGGCGTTCCGGTGAACTGGTCGGCTTATGAAGACATCGCCAAATTCTTCAGCGAAGACGTGAAGGAAATCGACGGCAAGAAAGTCTACGGCCACATGGACTACGGCAAGAAAGACCCGTCCCTGGGCTGGCGCTTCACCGATGCCTGGTTCTCCATGGCAGGCAGCGGCGACAAAGGCCTGCCGAACGGCTTGCCGGTGGACGAGTGGGGCATTCGTGTAGAAAGCTGCCATCCGGTCGGTTCCAGCATCACCCGCGGCGGCGACACCAACGGTCCGGCTGCCGTTTACGCCACTCAGAAATACATCGATTGGCTGAAAGCCTACGCGCCACCTGAGGCAGCGGGCATGACCTTCTCCGAGTCGGGGCCAGTGCCTTCTCAGGGTAACGTTGCGCAGCAGATTTTCTGGTACACCGCATTTACCGCTGACATGACCAAGCCAGGTCTGCCGGTGATGAACGCCGATGGCACGCCGAAATGGCGGATGGCGCCATCGCCGAAAGGTCCGTACTGGAAAGACGGCATGAAGCTCGGCTATCAGGACGTGGGTTCGTGGACCTTCCTGAAATCGGCGGACGAGAAAAAACGTCTGGCGGCCTGGCTGTACGCGCAGTTCGTGACGTCGAAATCCGTTTCTCTGAAGAAAACCATCGTGGGCCTGACGCCGATTCGTGAGTCGGACATCAACTCGAAAGAGATGACCGCGCTGGCGCCGAAACTCGGTGGTCTGGTGGAGTTCTACCGCAGCCCGGCCCGCGTCCAATGGTCGCCGACCGGCACCAACGTTCCGGATTATCCGAAACTGGCGCAACTGTGGTGGAGCCATGTGGCTGAAGCCGTGACCGGCGAGAAAACCGCACAAGCGGCGCTCGATGGCCTGGCCAAGGATCAGGACGCCATCATGACCCGTATCGAGCGCTCCAAGGTTCAGGACGCAAGTGGTTGCGCACCGAAGATGAACCCGGAAACTTCGGCGGAAGAGTGGTACACCAAAGCCGAGAAGAGCAATGGCGCGTTCCTCGCCCCGCAACGCAAACTGGCCAACGAGAAACCGAAGGGTGAAACGATTGCCTACTCGGACCTGCTGAAAAGCTGGGAAGCGGCCAAGAAGTAA